DNA sequence from the Tenacibaculum mesophilum genome:
TTTTCTTTAATAATGGTAGTTTCTCCAATTACAATTCCTGTTGCATGATCTATAAAAAACGAATCGCCAATGGTTGCTCCTGGATGGATATCTGTTCCTGTTAATCCATGCGCATATTCACTCATCATTCTTGGTAAAATCGGTATTTTCATTTTGTACAATTCATGACTCAAACGATATACAGCAATCGCATGAAACCCTGGATAGGCTAGATACACTTCACCTAAGCTTTTACAGGCTGGGTCAGTCTTTTCAAATGCCTTGGCATCTAAATCTAACTTTTCTCGTATTCCACAAAATGTTTGTTGGTATGCAACCCATGTTACCGAAGCATTTTTGATAGCCAACCCGTTTAAAATTTTTTTAAACTTTTCTTTTAAATGATTTGCTTTTTCTTGACATACATCATTAAACAATGCGTAAAATAATTGTTTTGTAAAATTTGCTACATCATCTTTTAATGATAAATCGTATTGTTTAAATTGCATTTATTCTTTTTTTACAAAAATAACTAACTTTCAGGAGCTAACTCAACCTCTAATCCTTCTAATTCAAGTGTTATTTGAATCTGGCATCCTAATCGGCTATTTTCTTCTACATGAAATGCTTCTGCTAACATTGCATCTTCATCATCATTCATTTCTGGCAATTCATGATTTGATTTTACATAACATTGACAAGAGGCACACATCGCCATTCCTCCACAGATTCCAATAGTTCCTTCTGGAGCAAGCTCATAAGAACGAACTACCTCCATTAAATTCATTGCCATATCTGTCGGAGCAACTACCTCGTGCATTACACCTTCTCGATCTGTTATTTTTATATTAATATCTTGATTATCCATCAGTAACAATTTATTATAGGAATCAGTAGTTAGGTAGGCTATTTTAGTTTTGCTGGTGAAGGGGCTTACTAAAAATTTGTAATTACAACAAACTTATTCGCTAAACTCCTAACTACTTTCATCCTAATCCCCAATTATTCAATTGCTTTTACTACCGCTTTTGGCGCTTCTTTTCTTGTTCCATCAAAACCGTCTACACCACCAACAGTGGTATATTTCATCACATATTTTTTATCTGGATATATACGTTTATAAGCACTTTGACACATTAACGTTGCTTCGTGGAATCCACATAAAATCAATTTTAATTTTCCTGGATAAGTATTCACATCACCAATGGCATAAATACCTTCAACATTCGTTTGATAATCTAACGCATTGTTTACTTTAATCGCGTTTTTCTCAATTTCTAATCCCCAATTGGCAATAGGACCTAACTTTGGCGCCAATCCAAATAGCGGAATAAAATGATCAGTATCTATCATGTAAGGTTCTTTCCCTTTTTCTTCTACTACAACACCTGTTACATAATTTTCTCCTAATACTGCTTTTACCTCAGCAGGTGTAATTAAGTTTATCTTTCCTAAATTCTTTAACTCTTGAACTTTTTCTACAGAATCTAATGCTCCTCTAAACTCATTTCTTCTGTGAATTAAGGTTACCGATTTTGCTACATCTGTTAAGAAAATAGACCAATCTAACGCAGAATCTCCACCTCCAGCAATTACCACATCTTTATCACGATACAGTTCTGGTTCTTTAATCATGTACTCCACTCCTTTGTCTTCAAAATCAGCAATATTTGGAATAGGTGGTTTACGAGGTTCAAAACTTCCCAGTCCTCCTGCAATAGCTACAACAGGTGCTTGGTGTTTTGTTCCTTTATTGGTAGTTACGATAAATGTTCCATCGTCTTGCTTTTCAATAGTATCTGCACGCTCACCTAAGGTAAACCCTGGTTCAAATTGCTTGATTTGTTCCATCAGATTCTTCGTTAAATCTCCTGCTAAAATCTCTGGATATGCAGGAATATCATAAATAGGTTTCTTCGGATAAATTTCTGAACACTGCCCACCTGGTTGCGGTAAAGCATCAATTAAATGACAACGTAGTTTTAATAATCCTGCTTCAAAAACTGTAAATAGTCCTGTTGGACCCGCTCCAATAATTAATATATCTGTTTGTATCATGTTCTACTTATTTCACTAAACTCTCGGTTAGCTTATTTAATGTTTCTACTTTTTGTTCAAAGTTTCCTTTGATGGTTTTTCTGTAACTATTCAAATTTTTCACTAATTGATTGATGTCTTCTGGAATTACTTCTTCAAAAAACTGACGTAATCTTTTAGCTGTTGTGGGTGATTTACCATTGGTTGAAATAGCTACTTTTACGTTCCCTTTGGTAACAATTCCTCCCATATAAAAATCGCAATATGGTGGATTATCAGCTACATTTACCAATTTATGTTGGCTTCTACAATCTTTATACACCTGCATATTTACCTCTGAAACATCTGTAGTTGCAATCACTAAATGTTTTTCTTGTAAATACGTATCGTTATAGCTATCCTTTATCATATTCACCTTACCTTTTTGAGCAATAGTAACAGTTTCATCTCTAAAAAAAGGAGCGACCATCGTTACTTTAGCATCTGGACTTGATTTTAATAAAAATCGTAGTTTTTCTTCTGCTACAAATCCACCTCCTACAATTAGTACTTCCAATTCCTTAGTTTTTAAAAAAATTGGATATAAATTATTTCTTTCTTCCATTATATTTATAACTTATCTACTTCTTTTATTTTTCTTCTCTTTTTAAAGAATCTCGTAAACTTTCTATTGGTAGGGTAACACCTGCTTGGAGTCATATTGTTAAACAAAAGAGCTACTACAAATAAAATGAGTGTTCCTGTTAATACAGGAGCCAACACATACAGGTAACCTAACCCTTTAATTTTTTCAGTTCCTATAATAGCTATTAATGCTGTTGCGCCTCCTGGAGGATGAAGTGTTTTTGTGTACTGCATCGCTACAATAGAGCTCGAAACCGCTAATGGTGCTGTTAACCACACAATGTTTGGAAAAAATTTGTAAATCGTTACTCCTATAATTGCTGATATTACATGTCCGCCAATTAAATTTCTTGGTTGTGCTAAGGGGCTTTGTATAGCTCCGTAAATCAAAACACAAGTCGCTCCAAAAGAGCCTATCAAGAAAATATTTTCTACATCTGGTAAATAAAAAGATTGAATAAAAGCGATGATTCCAATACCAAAAAAAGCACCTGTAAAAGACCAAAAACTCTCTTTATAATCAAGTAAGGTTTCTTTATAAAGAACATATTTTGTGATTCGAATACTTCGTTGTATTTTTTGCTTTACCATTACTAAAATATCTTTACACCACTTCTTTTAAAGTGAGTTCTTCTTGCACTTGTAATAATTGCTGTCTGTGATTTACTACATCTCCTAACAGAATAATAGCAGGGTTGCTCAAATTGTTTTTTGCCACTACTTCTTCTATAGTATCCACAGTACCAATTCCTATTTTTTCTTCAGGAGTAGTTCCATTTTGAATAATAGCTACTGGTAATTCATTCTTTCCTTCTGCTTTAAAAAGCTGAATAATTTCTGAAAGTTTGCCCATTCCCATTAAAATAACAACCGTTGCACTCGATTTTGCTGCTAAGGCAACATCATTCGATAATTGGTGCTGTTTAGTCGTTCCTGTAATAACCCAAAAGCTTTCTGAACTTCCTCTTTTTGTCAACGGAATGTTCTGATACGCTGGTACCGCTAACGAAGAAGAAATCCCTGGTACAACAGCAACCTCTAATCCATGTTTTGCGGCATACTCGATTTCTTCTGCCCCTCTACCAAAAATGAAAGGGTCGCCTCCTTTTAAACGTACTACATGTCCGTGAGAAAATCCTCTCGCTACAATCAACTCATTGATTTGTTCTTGTTGATAACTATAGCATCCTCTGCGTTTTCCCACAAAAATTAATTCTGCATTCGGATTCACATATCCTAACAATTCATTATTCACCAATGCATCGTAAAATACCACATCAGCTTGTTCTAATGCTTTGATGGCCTTTAAGGTGATTAAATCAGCATCTCCTGGTCCTGCACCTACTACGGTTAATTTCGGTTGATTTTTCATTGGACTCTCCTTTTTTAACTTTCTACGGCTACTTTTCTGTAAGCATCAATTGTTTTATAAAATGATGATGCTTCTTCTAAATACTTCTTTGCAAAAGCTTCCGTAGGTTCATTTTTATTGATTTGATAAATCAATTCTGCAAATGAACTTGATAATTCTATTTTATTTGTTGCTACAAACAGTTCATCAAAATTGGTAATGATTCCTGCTTGTGTATTGGTTTTTGCTCCTTCTGCTGTTAACAAGGCTTTGGCAGTGTTTACCATAGCTGCATAAGCGTGATAAATACTATCTGACCATTGTTGATTGTTCAAGGCTTGTGAAGCGTTTTCTAGCTTTTCTTCACTTTCAAACAGTAAAGTTGCTACTAAGTCTATCACCACTCCTGCACATTCACCAACTCCTATGGCTTTTACATAGTTTTTATCGTGACCCCAATCAACAAAATCGTCTTCCGTTAAATTGGTCGTGTCTGACAACTCTTTTAACAGCTCATAGAAATATGTTTTTCCTTGTCTATCATAATAGCTTAAGAAATCTTCGGTTTCTTGTTTATGGCTTTCGAAGTCGTTTAATAAAATTCGTAAAGATTCTGGTCCTCTTTTACTTGGAATTTTAATCAACTTATCAGCAAAACGTCCATTTCCGCCACCTAAAACTCCTCCTCCAACTAATACTTGTAAAGCCGGAGCTAATAACTTACCTACTTTTATAGACATTCCTTGAAAACCAATATGTGCCATGTTGTGTTGTCCACAAGCGTTCATGCAGCCACTAATTTTAATCGTGATGTCTTTGTTATTTACATACTGTGGATATTCAGCTT
Encoded proteins:
- a CDS encoding 2Fe-2S iron-sulfur cluster-binding family protein is translated as MDNQDINIKITDREGVMHEVVAPTDMAMNLMEVVRSYELAPEGTIGICGGMAMCASCQCYVKSNHELPEMNDDEDAMLAEAFHVEENSRLGCQIQITLELEGLEVELAPES
- the epsC gene encoding serine O-acetyltransferase EpsC, translated to MQFKQYDLSLKDDVANFTKQLFYALFNDVCQEKANHLKEKFKKILNGLAIKNASVTWVAYQQTFCGIREKLDLDAKAFEKTDPACKSLGEVYLAYPGFHAIAVYRLSHELYKMKIPILPRMMSEYAHGLTGTDIHPGATIGDSFFIDHATGIVIGETTIIKENVKIYQGVTLGGIQVKKELASTKRHPTIENNVTIYANATILGGDVVIGRDSIIGANVCVTTSVPEGSIVTYESENKITTRKSYVK
- a CDS encoding HPP family protein; the encoded protein is MVKQKIQRSIRITKYVLYKETLLDYKESFWSFTGAFFGIGIIAFIQSFYLPDVENIFLIGSFGATCVLIYGAIQSPLAQPRNLIGGHVISAIIGVTIYKFFPNIVWLTAPLAVSSSIVAMQYTKTLHPPGGATALIAIIGTEKIKGLGYLYVLAPVLTGTLILFVVALLFNNMTPSRCYPTNRKFTRFFKKRRKIKEVDKL
- a CDS encoding NAD(P)/FAD-dependent oxidoreductase — encoded protein: MIQTDILIIGAGPTGLFTVFEAGLLKLRCHLIDALPQPGGQCSEIYPKKPIYDIPAYPEILAGDLTKNLMEQIKQFEPGFTLGERADTIEKQDDGTFIVTTNKGTKHQAPVVAIAGGLGSFEPRKPPIPNIADFEDKGVEYMIKEPELYRDKDVVIAGGGDSALDWSIFLTDVAKSVTLIHRRNEFRGALDSVEKVQELKNLGKINLITPAEVKAVLGENYVTGVVVEEKGKEPYMIDTDHFIPLFGLAPKLGPIANWGLEIEKNAIKVNNALDYQTNVEGIYAIGDVNTYPGKLKLILCGFHEATLMCQSAYKRIYPDKKYVMKYTTVGGVDGFDGTRKEAPKAVVKAIE
- a CDS encoding precorrin-2 dehydrogenase/sirohydrochlorin ferrochelatase family protein — encoded protein: MEERNNLYPIFLKTKELEVLIVGGGFVAEEKLRFLLKSSPDAKVTMVAPFFRDETVTIAQKGKVNMIKDSYNDTYLQEKHLVIATTDVSEVNMQVYKDCRSQHKLVNVADNPPYCDFYMGGIVTKGNVKVAISTNGKSPTTAKRLRQFFEEVIPEDINQLVKNLNSYRKTIKGNFEQKVETLNKLTESLVK
- the cobA gene encoding uroporphyrinogen-III C-methyltransferase → MKNQPKLTVVGAGPGDADLITLKAIKALEQADVVFYDALVNNELLGYVNPNAELIFVGKRRGCYSYQQEQINELIVARGFSHGHVVRLKGGDPFIFGRGAEEIEYAAKHGLEVAVVPGISSSLAVPAYQNIPLTKRGSSESFWVITGTTKQHQLSNDVALAAKSSATVVILMGMGKLSEIIQLFKAEGKNELPVAIIQNGTTPEEKIGIGTVDTIEEVVAKNNLSNPAIILLGDVVNHRQQLLQVQEELTLKEVV